A genomic window from Streptomyces mirabilis includes:
- the panB gene encoding 3-methyl-2-oxobutanoate hydroxymethyltransferase, whose translation MTQLSAAPKQPVEGARATTDSSKALYGGKSTRRITVRDITTAKERGEKWPMLTAYDAMTASVFDEAGIPVMLVGDSAGNCHLGYETTVPVTLDEMTMLSAAVVRGTSRALIVGDLPFGSYQEGPVQALRSATRLVKEAGVGAVKLEGGERSHRQIELLVESGIPVMAHIGLTPQSVNSMGYRVQGRGEEAAQQLLRDAKAVQDAGAFAVVLELVPAELAAEVTRTLHIPTVGIGAGPETDAQVLVWTDMLGLTGGRMPKFVKKYADLREVMGNAARAFADDVVGGTFPLEEHSVH comes from the coding sequence ATGACGCAGCTTTCGGCTGCCCCGAAGCAGCCCGTGGAGGGTGCGCGGGCGACCACCGACAGCAGCAAGGCGCTGTACGGAGGCAAGAGCACCCGCCGCATCACGGTCCGCGACATCACCACAGCCAAGGAGCGCGGCGAGAAGTGGCCGATGCTCACCGCCTACGACGCGATGACCGCGTCCGTCTTCGACGAGGCCGGCATCCCGGTCATGCTCGTCGGCGACTCGGCGGGCAACTGCCACCTGGGGTACGAGACGACCGTCCCCGTCACCCTCGACGAGATGACGATGCTGTCCGCCGCGGTCGTGCGCGGCACCAGCCGCGCCCTGATCGTCGGCGACCTGCCCTTCGGGTCGTACCAGGAGGGCCCCGTCCAGGCCCTGCGCTCCGCCACCCGCCTGGTCAAGGAGGCCGGGGTCGGCGCGGTGAAGCTGGAGGGCGGTGAGCGCTCGCACCGCCAGATCGAGCTGCTCGTGGAGTCCGGCATCCCCGTGATGGCGCACATCGGCCTGACCCCGCAGTCCGTGAACTCCATGGGCTACCGCGTCCAGGGCCGCGGCGAGGAGGCCGCCCAGCAGCTGCTGCGCGACGCCAAGGCGGTCCAGGACGCGGGCGCGTTCGCGGTCGTCCTGGAGCTGGTCCCGGCGGAACTCGCCGCCGAGGTCACGCGCACCCTGCACATCCCGACCGTCGGCATCGGCGCGGGTCCGGAGACCGACGCGCAGGTCCTGGTGTGGACCGACATGCTCGGCCTCACCGGTGGCAGGATGCCGAAGTTCGTGAAGAAGTACGCCGATCTGCGCGAGGTCATGGGCAACGCGGCGCGCGCGTTCGCGGACGACGTCGTCGGCGGAACGTTCCCTCTCGAGGAGCACTCGGTCCACTGA
- a CDS encoding ATP-binding cassette domain-containing protein: MTRIDKNPDSGARSAVSVRGLVKHYGETKALDGVDLDVREGTVLGVLGPNGAGKTTLVRILSTLITPDAGRATVAGYDVLTQPRQLRRVIGLTGQYASVDEKLPGWENLYMIGRLLDLPRKDARRRADELLERFSLTEAAKRPASTYSGGMRRRLDLAASMIGHPSVLYLDEPTTGLDPRTRNEVWKEVKRMVADGATVLLTTQYMEEAEQLASELTVIDRGKVIASGRIDELKARVGGRTLRIRPVDPLELRPLASLFDELGLTGLAASVVDTETATVLVPILSDEQLTAVVGAVTARGITIGSISTELPSLDEVFLSLTGHKASAPQDAAPARAYEEVSA, from the coding sequence ATGACGCGAATCGACAAGAACCCCGACAGCGGCGCCCGCAGCGCCGTATCCGTGCGGGGGCTGGTCAAGCACTACGGCGAGACCAAGGCTCTGGACGGCGTGGACCTGGACGTCCGCGAGGGAACCGTCCTCGGGGTGCTCGGTCCCAACGGTGCCGGCAAGACCACCCTCGTCCGTATCCTGTCCACCCTCATCACCCCCGACGCCGGCCGGGCCACCGTCGCGGGCTACGACGTGCTCACGCAGCCCCGCCAGCTGCGCCGCGTGATAGGCCTGACCGGTCAGTACGCCTCGGTCGACGAGAAGCTCCCCGGCTGGGAGAACCTGTACATGATCGGGCGGCTGCTCGACCTGCCCCGCAAGGACGCCCGCCGGCGCGCCGACGAGCTCCTGGAGCGCTTCTCGCTCACCGAGGCGGCCAAGCGCCCGGCATCGACGTACTCCGGCGGTATGCGCCGCCGTCTCGACCTCGCCGCCTCCATGATCGGCCACCCGTCCGTCCTCTATCTGGACGAGCCGACCACCGGGCTCGACCCGCGCACCCGCAACGAGGTGTGGAAGGAGGTCAAGCGGATGGTCGCGGACGGCGCCACCGTGCTGCTCACCACCCAGTACATGGAGGAGGCCGAGCAGCTGGCCTCCGAGCTGACGGTCATCGACCGCGGCAAGGTCATCGCCAGCGGCCGGATCGACGAGCTGAAGGCCCGGGTCGGCGGCCGCACGCTGCGCATCCGCCCGGTGGACCCGCTGGAGCTGCGCCCGCTGGCCTCCCTCTTCGACGAACTGGGGCTCACCGGCCTCGCCGCCTCGGTCGTGGACACCGAGACCGCCACCGTGCTGGTCCCGATCCTCAGCGACGAACAGCTCACCGCCGTGGTCGGCGCGGTCACCGCGCGCGGCATCACCATCGGCTCCATCTCCACCGAACTGCCCAGCCTGGACGAGGTGTTCCTGTCCCTCACCGGCCACAAGGCCAGTGCCCCGCAGGACGCCGCCCCCGCCCGCGCCTACGAGGAGGTCTCCGCATGA
- a CDS encoding ABC transporter permease → MSTAVVEAPLAAKGDPRISPRAHARHIGALVRRNLLWIRQDPESMFDAVLMPVVFTLLFVYVFGGSIGQSLGGGQDRYVQYVVPGLMAMTAMNIATAVGTGFNEDFQKGVMDRFRTLPIGQGSVLFAKIVVELMRMLVATTILMIVGVLVGFDITNWPGLFASVGLSVLFGSSLMWIFLVLGVTMKNAQSVQAMGFLVLMPLQFGSSIFSPTRTMPGWLQNFTDYNPLSALADTTRGLMVGGPVTHSLWVTLAWTAGLTLVMAPIAIHKFRTKS, encoded by the coding sequence ATGAGTACCGCCGTTGTCGAAGCCCCCCTCGCCGCGAAGGGCGACCCCCGCATCTCGCCCCGCGCGCACGCGCGCCACATCGGTGCCCTCGTCCGCCGCAACCTGCTGTGGATCCGCCAGGACCCGGAGTCGATGTTCGACGCCGTCCTGATGCCGGTCGTCTTCACCCTGCTGTTCGTGTACGTCTTCGGCGGCTCCATCGGGCAGTCGCTCGGCGGCGGGCAGGACAGGTACGTGCAGTACGTGGTGCCCGGTCTGATGGCCATGACGGCGATGAACATCGCCACGGCCGTCGGCACCGGCTTCAACGAGGACTTCCAGAAGGGGGTGATGGACCGCTTCCGCACCCTGCCGATCGGCCAGGGCTCCGTGCTCTTCGCCAAGATCGTGGTGGAGCTGATGCGGATGCTCGTCGCGACGACGATCCTCATGATCGTCGGCGTGCTGGTCGGCTTCGACATCACGAACTGGCCGGGTCTGTTCGCCTCCGTGGGGCTCTCCGTCCTCTTCGGCTCGTCCCTGATGTGGATCTTCCTGGTCCTCGGGGTGACGATGAAGAACGCGCAGTCCGTGCAGGCGATGGGTTTCCTGGTGCTGATGCCCCTGCAGTTCGGCTCGTCCATCTTCTCGCCGACCCGGACCATGCCCGGCTGGCTGCAGAACTTCACCGACTACAACCCGCTGTCCGCGCTCGCGGACACCACGCGCGGCCTGATGGTCGGCGGCCCGGTCACGCACAGCCTGTGGGTGACCCTCGCCTGGACGGCAGGGCTCACCTTGGTCATGGCGCCGATCGCGATCCACAAGTTCCGCACCAAGAGCTGA
- a CDS encoding AfsR/SARP family transcriptional regulator gives MDPVRYRILGTTQALRPDGTPVVLGGARLRALLTVLALRPGRTVPAAVLVDEVWDGDPPADAPGALQALVGRLRRALGPQAVDSGDGGYRLAAGADDIDLHRFERLAGEGVRALADRDPTKAAEALDDALALWRGPALTDLPDRAAESARWETRRLDVRRARFAAALALGHAEQSLPELTALCDLHPLDEPLHVLRLRALRDAGRPAEALAAYESVRELLADRLGSDPGPELRALHEELLSPADDGGRAHARRPRPRSADLTGDRAAPAEHGRSASPPPGNLRARLTSFVGRAADIDTIREDLAAARLVTLLGPGGAGKTRLSQEAAETVADTAPDGVWLAELAPVDDPKAVPEAVLTAVGARETVLRGAGAEEMRAAAERHDDPLQRLAEYCAKRCMLIVLDNCEHVVDAAARLVEELLERCPGLTVLATSREPLGVPGELLRPVEPLPEPFALRLLADRGAAARPGFRVEDDPAATAEICRRLDGLPLAIELAAARLRMLTPRQIADRLDDRFRLLTSGSRTVLPRQQTLRAVVDWSWDLLDEDERDVLRRLSVFAGGCDLAAAEAVCGPAALEALGSLVDKSLVVAAPWGDDEMRYRLLETVGEYAGERLDESGQRPAAERAHLTHYREVARTTDRRLRGPGQRAAIARLETESENIRAALQHAVAARDEQEALCLVLSLTWYWQMRDLRLMARHWSREVMALGPDPFAEPVRPAAPLLESCTDTPPPMRPEVLEEARRGVHLVHLSCMDMDMAAWDTPQAKRKLRVISETYCPGQPQTCRTPGNLWFYAVILTADIERMRSVIDATVQTCRELGYEWELAVALQMRANILANRATWAGDATRDADEALELFTRLGDAWGAAEALSARGEAHERRGEFTLAAADYTEAMTHAAGLGAHAQTAVLSTRLGGVLIESGDTERGERLLRQVLERGDGAYNEAMPASRLFLAMWMARSGRVAEAREHMRVLRENFEAVTFVVFEGFVVGVEAWLDALEGLHESALEKVRQALARAGDPLSQMIAPHMPSAHLTTAAIALTGLDEGRRVRDAAVLLGAADQLLPPGHFVGPMEDEVRARAEADVRAVLDDATYEAAYAEGGGLSLEEAAALV, from the coding sequence ATGGACCCCGTGCGCTACCGGATCCTTGGCACCACCCAGGCACTCCGCCCCGACGGCACGCCCGTCGTGCTCGGCGGGGCGCGGCTGCGCGCCCTCCTGACCGTGCTCGCGCTGCGGCCCGGACGGACCGTGCCCGCGGCCGTTCTGGTGGACGAGGTGTGGGACGGCGATCCGCCCGCCGACGCACCGGGCGCGCTCCAGGCCCTGGTGGGACGGCTGCGCAGGGCGCTCGGGCCGCAGGCGGTGGACTCGGGGGACGGCGGCTACCGGCTGGCCGCGGGCGCCGACGACATCGACCTGCACCGTTTCGAGCGGCTCGCGGGCGAGGGCGTACGCGCGCTCGCCGACCGCGACCCCACGAAGGCGGCCGAGGCCCTCGACGACGCCCTCGCCCTGTGGCGCGGGCCGGCCCTCACGGACCTCCCGGACCGGGCCGCCGAGTCGGCCCGCTGGGAGACCCGCCGCCTCGACGTACGGCGCGCCCGGTTCGCGGCGGCCCTCGCCCTCGGCCACGCCGAACAGTCCCTGCCCGAGCTCACCGCCCTGTGTGACCTCCACCCCCTGGACGAGCCCCTGCACGTCCTGCGTCTGCGCGCCCTGCGCGACGCCGGCCGTCCCGCCGAGGCCCTCGCCGCCTACGAGTCCGTACGGGAGCTGCTGGCCGACCGGCTCGGCTCCGACCCCGGCCCCGAACTGCGCGCCCTGCACGAGGAGTTGCTCAGCCCGGCCGACGACGGCGGCAGGGCGCACGCCCGGCGCCCGCGACCCCGCTCCGCGGACCTGACCGGGGACCGGGCCGCACCGGCCGAACATGGCCGCTCCGCATCGCCGCCCCCCGGCAACCTCCGCGCCCGGCTGACCTCCTTCGTCGGGCGGGCGGCGGACATCGACACGATCCGGGAGGATCTGGCGGCGGCTCGGCTCGTGACGTTGCTCGGGCCCGGTGGGGCCGGCAAGACCCGGCTGTCGCAGGAGGCGGCGGAGACGGTGGCGGACACCGCGCCGGACGGGGTGTGGCTGGCCGAACTCGCGCCGGTCGACGACCCGAAGGCCGTGCCCGAGGCCGTGCTCACCGCCGTCGGAGCCCGCGAGACCGTGCTGCGCGGCGCCGGTGCCGAGGAGATGCGGGCCGCCGCCGAACGGCACGACGACCCCCTCCAGCGGCTCGCCGAGTACTGCGCCAAGCGGTGCATGCTGATCGTCCTCGACAACTGCGAGCACGTCGTGGACGCCGCCGCGCGTCTCGTCGAGGAGCTCCTGGAGCGGTGCCCCGGCCTGACGGTGCTGGCCACCAGCCGCGAACCCCTCGGCGTACCGGGGGAGTTGCTGCGCCCCGTGGAGCCGCTGCCGGAACCGTTCGCGCTGCGGCTGCTGGCCGACCGGGGGGCCGCCGCCCGCCCGGGTTTCCGGGTCGAGGACGACCCCGCGGCCACCGCCGAGATCTGCCGCCGCCTCGACGGACTGCCGCTCGCCATCGAACTCGCCGCCGCCCGGCTGCGGATGCTCACCCCGCGTCAGATCGCCGACCGGCTCGACGACCGGTTCCGTCTGCTGACCTCCGGCAGCCGTACCGTCCTGCCGCGCCAGCAGACCCTGCGCGCCGTGGTCGACTGGTCCTGGGACCTCCTCGACGAGGACGAACGGGACGTGCTGCGGCGGCTGTCCGTCTTCGCGGGCGGCTGCGACCTCGCCGCCGCCGAGGCCGTCTGCGGACCGGCCGCCCTGGAAGCGCTCGGCTCGCTCGTCGACAAGTCCCTCGTCGTGGCCGCTCCTTGGGGGGACGACGAGATGCGCTACCGGCTCCTGGAGACCGTCGGCGAGTACGCGGGCGAGCGACTCGACGAGTCGGGGCAGCGCCCCGCCGCCGAGCGCGCCCACCTCACGCACTACCGCGAAGTGGCCCGCACCACCGACCGCCGGCTGCGCGGCCCGGGCCAGCGCGCCGCCATCGCACGGCTGGAGACCGAGTCGGAGAACATCCGCGCCGCCCTCCAGCACGCCGTCGCCGCCCGCGACGAGCAGGAGGCGCTCTGCCTGGTCCTCTCCCTGACCTGGTACTGGCAGATGCGCGATCTGCGGCTGATGGCCCGCCACTGGTCCCGTGAGGTCATGGCCCTCGGCCCGGACCCCTTCGCCGAGCCCGTGCGGCCGGCCGCCCCGCTGCTGGAGAGCTGCACCGACACCCCGCCGCCGATGCGCCCCGAGGTCCTCGAAGAGGCCCGCCGCGGTGTCCACCTCGTCCATCTCTCCTGCATGGACATGGACATGGCGGCCTGGGACACCCCGCAGGCCAAGCGGAAACTGCGCGTCATCAGCGAGACCTATTGCCCGGGCCAGCCGCAGACCTGCCGCACCCCCGGCAACCTCTGGTTCTACGCCGTGATCCTGACCGCCGACATCGAGCGGATGCGCTCCGTCATCGACGCGACCGTCCAGACCTGTCGCGAACTCGGCTACGAGTGGGAACTCGCCGTCGCCCTCCAGATGCGCGCCAACATCCTCGCCAACCGGGCCACCTGGGCGGGCGACGCGACCCGGGACGCCGACGAGGCACTGGAACTCTTCACCCGGCTCGGGGACGCCTGGGGCGCCGCCGAGGCGCTGTCCGCACGCGGTGAGGCCCACGAGCGCCGGGGCGAGTTCACGCTCGCCGCCGCGGACTACACGGAGGCCATGACCCACGCCGCGGGGCTCGGCGCACACGCCCAGACGGCCGTCCTGAGCACCCGGCTCGGCGGTGTGCTCATCGAGTCCGGTGACACGGAACGCGGCGAGCGGTTGCTGCGGCAGGTCCTGGAGCGCGGCGACGGCGCCTACAACGAGGCCATGCCCGCCTCCCGGCTGTTCCTGGCGATGTGGATGGCCCGCAGCGGCCGGGTCGCCGAGGCACGCGAACACATGCGGGTCCTGCGCGAGAACTTCGAAGCGGTCACCTTCGTGGTCTTCGAGGGGTTCGTGGTGGGCGTCGAGGCCTGGCTGGACGCGCTCGAGGGGCTGCACGAGTCCGCCCTGGAGAAGGTGCGGCAGGCGCTGGCGCGGGCGGGCGACCCGTTGTCGCAGATGATCGCCCCGCACATGCCCTCCGCGCATCTGACCACCGCAGCCATCGCCCTCACCGGTCTGGACGAGGGCCGCCGCGTCCGCGACGCGGCCGTGCTGCTCGGGGCCGCCGACCAGCTGCTGCCGCCCGGGCACTTCGTGGGCCCGATGGAGGACGAGGTGCGCGCACGGGCGGAGGCCGACGTACGGGCCGTGCTGGACGACGCGACGTACGAGGCCGCGTACGCCGAGGGCGGCGGGCTCTCCCTGGAGGAGGCCGCCGCCCTCGTGTGA
- a CDS encoding site-2 protease family protein, with amino-acid sequence MTTAASRRSSDRRISPVFVGIVAVMAVTGWATWTGFAEQPGVAVFLFVTAAWIVSLCLHEYAHARTALHSGDISIGAKGYLTLNPLKYTHALLSIVLPVIFVIMGGIGLPGGAVFIERNRIRGRWKHSLISAAGPLTNVLFAVVCTAPFWLHALDGVPRDFQFALAFLALLQVTAALLNFLPVPGLDGYGVIEPWLSYNVKRQVEPFAPFGLLFVFAVLWIPSVNTAFFDVIHSILNSLGINEIQTYCGQEFYRFWQGTNEFCSVS; translated from the coding sequence ATGACCACCGCCGCTTCCCGTCGCAGCAGCGACCGGAGGATCAGCCCCGTCTTCGTCGGGATCGTGGCCGTGATGGCGGTGACCGGGTGGGCGACATGGACCGGGTTCGCCGAGCAGCCCGGTGTGGCCGTGTTCCTCTTCGTGACGGCCGCCTGGATCGTCTCCCTGTGCCTGCACGAGTACGCGCACGCGCGCACCGCCCTGCACAGCGGCGACATCTCGATCGGCGCGAAGGGCTATCTGACGCTCAACCCGCTGAAGTACACGCATGCGCTGCTGAGCATCGTGCTGCCGGTGATCTTCGTGATCATGGGCGGGATCGGTCTGCCGGGCGGGGCGGTCTTCATCGAGCGGAACAGGATCCGGGGCCGCTGGAAGCACAGTCTGATCTCGGCGGCGGGTCCGCTGACGAACGTGCTGTTCGCCGTCGTGTGCACGGCGCCGTTCTGGCTGCACGCCCTGGACGGCGTGCCGCGGGACTTCCAGTTCGCGCTGGCGTTCCTCGCGCTGCTCCAGGTCACGGCCGCGCTCCTGAACTTCCTGCCGGTCCCGGGCCTGGACGGCTACGGCGTGATCGAGCCCTGGCTGTCGTACAACGTCAAGCGCCAGGTGGAGCCGTTCGCCCCGTTCGGCCTGCTGTTCGTGTTCGCGGTGCTGTGGATCCCGTCGGTGAACACGGCTTTCTTCGACGTGATCCACTCGATCCTGAACAGCCTGGGGATCAACGAGATCCAGACGTACTGCGGTCAGGAGTTCTACCGCTTCTGGCAGGGCACGAACGAGTTCTGCTCGGTCAGCTGA
- the npdG gene encoding NADPH-dependent F420 reductase, protein MTSTDSAQKAPAKDPWDLPDVSGLVVGVLGGTGPQGKGLAYRLARAGQKVIIGSRAAERAQTAAEELGHGVEGADNAECARRSDIVIVAVPWEGHGKTLESLREELAGKLVVDCVNPLGFDKKGAYALKPEEGSAAEQAAALLPDSRVAAAFHHLSAVLLQDPEVDEIDTDVMVLGEERADVEIVQALAGRIPGMRGVFSGRLRNAHQVEALVANLISVNRRYKAHAGLRVTDV, encoded by the coding sequence ATGACCTCTACTGACAGTGCACAGAAGGCCCCCGCGAAGGACCCCTGGGACCTTCCCGACGTGTCCGGGCTCGTCGTCGGCGTCCTCGGCGGCACCGGCCCCCAGGGCAAGGGCCTGGCCTACCGGCTCGCCAGGGCCGGCCAGAAGGTGATCATCGGCTCGCGTGCCGCGGAACGCGCGCAGACCGCCGCCGAGGAGCTGGGCCACGGTGTCGAGGGCGCCGACAACGCCGAGTGCGCGCGACGCAGCGACATCGTGATCGTCGCCGTGCCGTGGGAGGGGCACGGCAAGACTCTGGAATCGCTGCGCGAGGAGCTGGCCGGCAAGCTCGTCGTCGACTGTGTCAATCCGCTCGGCTTCGACAAGAAGGGCGCCTACGCCCTGAAGCCGGAGGAGGGCAGCGCCGCCGAGCAGGCCGCCGCCCTGCTGCCGGACTCCCGGGTCGCGGCCGCCTTCCACCACCTGTCGGCCGTCCTCCTCCAGGACCCGGAGGTCGACGAGATCGACACCGACGTGATGGTCCTCGGCGAGGAGCGCGCGGACGTCGAGATCGTGCAGGCGCTGGCCGGCCGCATCCCCGGCATGCGTGGTGTCTTCTCCGGCCGGCTGCGCAACGCCCATCAGGTCGAGGCACTGGTGGCGAACCTGATCTCCGTGAACCGCCGCTACAAGGCCCACGCGGGCCTCCGGGTGACGGACGTATAG
- a CDS encoding MFS transporter, whose product MTDDAPVSPAALPAAHAEPAGAEAGTGAGAGARLRSLLPDLAPWRASADFRRLWLAGLITNFGSFLTFVALPVQMKVLTGSAVAVGAIGAVELVPLIVFGLYGGALADALDKRKLILYTEAGQGLLCGGLLVNALMPRPAVWPLYLVAALSSALGSVQRPALDSLVPRIVAHEHLPAAASLNSLRWSVGGVAGPALAGVVVAYAGLGWAYAVDLVTFVVSVVLIVGLAASPAAHEAAKPSLASIAQGARYAWNRKELLGTYVIDLAAMFFAMPLAVLPFLADELHAAWSLGLMYAALPAGAMLVTLTSGWTSRVHRHGRMVAFAAACWGLAMVGAGAVHDVWLVLLFLVLGGCCDMVSGIFRGAMWDQTIPDELRGRLAGIELLSYSVGPQLGQVRAGGTAAWTGVRASIWAGGVVCVGAVGVLAWCLPQLMRYDVRTNDHALRMRSARSQAAPSHPHHP is encoded by the coding sequence GTGACCGACGACGCCCCCGTATCCCCCGCCGCGCTGCCGGCGGCGCACGCCGAACCCGCCGGTGCCGAGGCCGGTACCGGTGCCGGTGCCGGTGCGCGACTGCGGTCGCTGTTGCCCGATCTCGCGCCCTGGCGGGCGTCGGCCGACTTCCGGCGGCTGTGGCTGGCCGGACTGATCACCAACTTCGGCAGCTTCCTGACCTTCGTCGCACTGCCGGTGCAGATGAAGGTGCTGACCGGGTCGGCGGTGGCCGTGGGGGCGATCGGGGCCGTGGAACTCGTACCGCTGATCGTGTTCGGGCTGTACGGCGGGGCGCTCGCCGACGCCCTCGACAAACGGAAGCTGATCCTCTACACCGAGGCCGGGCAGGGGCTGCTGTGCGGCGGACTGCTCGTCAACGCGCTGATGCCGCGTCCGGCGGTGTGGCCGCTGTACCTGGTCGCGGCGCTGTCCTCCGCGCTCGGGTCGGTGCAGCGGCCCGCGCTCGACTCGCTCGTCCCCCGGATCGTGGCGCACGAGCACCTGCCCGCCGCAGCCTCCCTCAACTCCCTGCGCTGGTCGGTCGGCGGGGTCGCGGGGCCGGCGCTCGCGGGCGTCGTGGTGGCGTACGCCGGGCTCGGCTGGGCGTACGCCGTGGACCTGGTGACCTTCGTGGTGTCGGTCGTACTGATCGTCGGACTCGCCGCGTCACCGGCCGCGCACGAGGCCGCGAAGCCGTCGCTCGCCTCCATCGCCCAGGGCGCGCGGTACGCGTGGAACCGCAAGGAGCTCCTCGGCACGTACGTGATCGACCTGGCCGCGATGTTCTTCGCGATGCCGCTCGCGGTGCTGCCGTTCCTCGCCGACGAGCTCCACGCCGCGTGGTCGCTCGGGCTGATGTACGCCGCGCTGCCCGCCGGGGCGATGCTGGTGACGCTGACCAGCGGGTGGACCTCGCGTGTGCACCGGCACGGGCGGATGGTGGCGTTCGCGGCGGCATGCTGGGGGCTTGCGATGGTGGGGGCGGGGGCCGTGCACGACGTGTGGCTGGTGCTGCTGTTCCTGGTCCTCGGCGGCTGTTGCGACATGGTGAGCGGGATCTTCCGGGGCGCGATGTGGGACCAGACGATTCCGGACGAGCTACGGGGGCGACTCGCCGGCATCGAGCTGCTCTCGTACTCCGTCGGGCCCCAGCTGGGGCAGGTACGGGCGGGCGGGACGGCGGCCTGGACGGGGGTGCGGGCGTCGATCTGGGCCGGGGGTGTGGTCTGCGTGGGAGCGGTGGGGGTGTTGGCGTGGTGCCTGCCGCAGCTGATGAGGTACGACGTACGGACGAACGACCACGCCCTACGGATGCGCTCCGCTCGGAGCCAGGCTGCGCCTTCCCACCCGCACCACCCGTGA
- the map gene encoding type I methionyl aminopeptidase, translating into MSGQSLLVPGELSPTRPVPGNIRRPEYVGKPAPTPYTGPEVQTPETIEAMRIAGRIAAQAMAEAAKLIAPGVTTDELDRVAHAYMCDHGAYPSTLGYRGFPKSLCTSVNEVICHGIPDSTVLRDGDIINLDVTAYIGGVHGDNNATYLVGDVDDESRLLVERTRESLDRAIKAVKPGRQINVIGRVIESYAKRFGYGVVRDFTGHGINSSFHSGLIIPHYDSPHATTVIQPGMTFTIEPMLTLGTHDYDMWDDGWTVVTKDRRRTAQFEHTLVVTESGTEILTLP; encoded by the coding sequence ATGTCTGGCCAGTCGCTGCTCGTACCAGGAGAGCTCTCTCCCACCCGTCCCGTTCCGGGAAACATCAGGCGCCCCGAGTACGTGGGCAAGCCCGCCCCCACGCCGTACACCGGTCCGGAGGTGCAGACCCCCGAGACCATCGAGGCGATGCGGATCGCCGGGCGGATCGCCGCGCAGGCGATGGCCGAGGCGGCGAAGCTCATCGCGCCGGGTGTGACGACGGACGAGCTGGACCGGGTCGCGCACGCGTACATGTGCGACCACGGCGCCTACCCGTCCACCCTCGGTTACCGCGGTTTCCCCAAGTCCCTGTGCACCTCGGTCAACGAGGTCATCTGCCACGGCATCCCCGACTCCACGGTGCTGCGGGACGGCGACATCATCAACCTCGACGTGACGGCGTACATCGGTGGTGTCCACGGCGACAACAACGCGACGTACCTGGTCGGGGACGTGGACGACGAGTCCAGGCTCCTCGTCGAGCGGACCCGTGAATCCCTCGACCGCGCGATCAAGGCGGTCAAGCCGGGCCGCCAGATCAACGTCATCGGCCGTGTGATCGAGTCGTACGCCAAGCGGTTCGGATACGGGGTCGTGCGGGACTTCACGGGGCACGGGATCAACTCCTCGTTCCACTCAGGACTGATCATCCCGCACTACGACAGCCCGCACGCGACGACCGTCATCCAGCCCGGGATGACCTTCACGATCGAGCCGATGCTCACGCTCGGTACGCACGACTACGACATGTGGGACGACGGGTGGACCGTCGTGACGAAGGACCGCAGGCGGACGGCGCAGTTCGAGCACACGCTGGTCGTCACGGAGAGCGGTACGGAGATCCTCACGCTGCCGTAG
- a CDS encoding biliverdin-producing heme oxygenase yields MNTAFSTQIRTASHEQHREAETSTFMSDLLGGRLGVEAYGRYTEQLWFVYEALEADAERLASDPVAGPFIRPELLRRGALERDLTHLRGADWRATLTALPATEAYAARVAECAREWPGGYVAHHYTRYLGDLSGGQIIRGKAEQTWGFARKGDGVRFYVFEDIGNPAAFKRGYRELLDGVRADELERQRIIAECRRAFALNTAVFHALGEEFPLTA; encoded by the coding sequence ATGAACACGGCGTTCTCGACGCAGATCCGCACCGCGTCGCACGAGCAGCACAGGGAGGCTGAGACCTCGACGTTCATGAGCGACCTGCTCGGCGGCAGGCTCGGTGTCGAGGCGTACGGGCGCTACACCGAGCAGTTGTGGTTCGTGTACGAGGCGCTGGAGGCGGACGCCGAGCGGTTGGCGTCCGATCCGGTGGCCGGGCCGTTCATCCGGCCGGAGTTGCTGCGTCGCGGTGCGCTGGAGCGTGACCTCACGCATCTGCGGGGTGCGGACTGGCGGGCGACGCTCACCGCGCTGCCCGCCACCGAGGCGTACGCGGCGCGGGTCGCCGAGTGCGCGCGCGAGTGGCCCGGCGGGTACGTCGCCCACCACTACACCCGCTACCTCGGCGACCTCTCCGGCGGTCAGATCATCCGGGGCAAGGCGGAACAGACCTGGGGCTTCGCTCGGAAGGGTGACGGCGTCCGCTTCTACGTCTTCGAGGACATCGGTAATCCGGCCGCGTTCAAGCGGGGGTATCGCGAATTGCTGGACGGGGTGCGGGCGGACGAGTTGGAGCGGCAGCGGATCATCGCCGAGTGCAGGCGGGCGTTCGCCCTCAACACGGCGGTCTTCCACGCCCTGGGCGAGGAGTTCCCCCTCACCGCCTGA